Genomic DNA from Gemmatimonadota bacterium:
ACAAAAAAGGTGTTCTCCGCGCCCCTCCGCGTCCTCCGCGGACAAAAAGGTGTTCCCCCGCCCTTCCCCACATCGGTTACGCAATTTGCCTTACGCGAACATTTGTGCCATACTTAACGTCTGGGCTCTCCCTGTCGGCAGCCCGCCGTAACCATCAGAGCCGCCCGGCCCGTTCACTTTGCCAGCCTGACCATCGAACAATTCGGCCACAGCGGAACCACCGACCCGCACACTCGCCCAATCCACTATCCACTATCCAATTCCCTGCCCTGCCGCCATGAACAAGAAAGACCTCCAAGCCCTCCGCGAAGCCGCCAAAGCCGGCGCCACCTGGAAAGACCTCGCCGCCATCATCGGCGTCACCGACCGCACCCTCCGCCGCTGGCGAGAAGAAGCCGAAGAAGAAGAAGAACACCCCGAGGGCTACTTCGACGGCGTGGAGGACGGGGAACGCCGCCCCGTGCCCGACGACGCTGCTGAGATCATCGCCGCGATCCACGCCGGCCGCGCCGAAGGCCGCCAGGAGCTCATCGAAACC
This window encodes:
- a CDS encoding helix-turn-helix domain-containing protein; protein product: MNKKDLQALREAAKAGATWKDLAAIIGVTDRTLRRWREEAEEEEEHPEGYFDGVEDGERRPVPDDAAEIIAAIHAGRAEGRQELIETIRQQAAEKNDLRTLLALLKRMDNMDK